From one Magnolia sinica isolate HGM2019 chromosome 18, MsV1, whole genome shotgun sequence genomic stretch:
- the LOC131232624 gene encoding homeobox-leucine zipper protein HAT5-like has translation MAGGRVYGCSNMTVILQNERIPCSADGLEAFLISSSSPAFRGSRSMVNFEDVHRNTPERSFFRPLDQEETGDDDLDECFHQPEKKRRLTVDQVQFLEKNFEVENKLEPERKIQLARDLGLQPRQVAIWFQNRRARWKTKQLEKDYEALKTSFNSLKADYESLLKEKEKLKTQVLFLTDKLHLKEKDGEDSETSELNEHKSTSELNEHKSNPQTQKPAAISLSNVKEAAVPMVVPKQEDLSSANSAVFDAESPHYIDGGHSPLLEPTDSSNIFEPDQSDLSHAEEDEEDNLSKTLMPHTNHFPKLEDAINPDPPANSCNYGFSVEDHPCWFWSY, from the exons ATGGCGGGTGGGAGGGTCTATGGCTGTTCGAATATGACCGTTATACTCCAAAACGAAAGGATTCCTTGTTCTGCTGATGGCCTTGAAGCTTTCCTCATTTCCTCCTCTTCTCCTGCTTTCcgtg GCTCAAGATCCATGGTTAATTTTGAAGACGTTCATCGAAACACACCAGAGAGGTCGTTTTTCCGGCCCCTGGATCAGGAAGAAACTGGTGACGACGACTTGGACGAGTGCTTTCATCAACCCGAGAAGAAGAGGCGGCTTACAGTGGATCAGGTTCAGTTCCTTGAGAAGAATTTCGAGGTTGAGAATAAGCTCGAACCAGAGAGGAAAATCCAACTTGCTAGGGATCTAGGCCTGCAGCCTCGGCAGGTCGCAATATGGTTCCAGAATCGGCGGGCTCGGTGGAAGACAAAGCAGTTGGAGAAGGATTACGAGGCCCTGAAAACTAGCTTCAACAGTCTTAAGGCAGACTATGAGAGCCTgctgaaggagaaggagaaactGAAGACACAG GTTCTTTTCCTCACAGATAAGCTCCATCTCAAAGAGAAAGATGGAGAAGATTCAGAAACATCTGAACTAAATGAACACAAATCCACATCTGAACTAAATGAACACAAATCCAACCCACAAACGCAAAAACCTGCAGCCATTTCTCTTTCAAATGTGAAAGAAGCAGCTGTGCCAATGGTGGTCCCCAAACAAGAAGATCTCAGTTCGGCCAACAGTGCCGTCTTCGATGCTGAGAGTCCACATTACATAGACGGAGGACACTCACCTCTATTGGAGCCCACCGATTCTTCCAACATCTTCGAACCAGATCAGTCGGATCTCTCACATGCCGAGGAGGATGAAGAAGACAACTTGAGCAAGACACTGATGCCGCACACCAACCACTTTCCGAAGCTTGAAGATGCTATCAACCCAGACCCACCTGCCAATTCATGTAACTATGGATTCTCAGTCGAAGATCATCCCTGTTGGTTCTGGTCTTACTGA